A window of the Thermoleophilia bacterium SCSIO 60948 genome harbors these coding sequences:
- a CDS encoding GuaB3 family IMP dehydrogenase-related protein yields the protein MEVEIGRGKKGRRAYGFDDIAIVPSRRTRDPDDVDISWALGPYRFELPLLASAMDGVVSPKTAAMTGKLGGLGVLNLEGIWSRFEDADERLAEIAQAPTDRATHLMQEIYAEPVKAELLAQRIEEIKAEGVVACGSLTPQRVTDFYEIALEAGLDILVVQGTVISAEHVSSKSEPLNLKQFIAEVPVPTIVGGCASYSTGLHLMRTGAEGVLVGVGPGAACTTRGVLGLGVPQATAIADVAAARSQHMLETGEYCNVIADGGMRTGGDVSKAIATGADAVMIGSPLARAKEAPGRGYHWGMATFHPSLPRGTRVTTKQDGTLEQILLGPAHENDGTFNLMGALRTSMATCGYEDIRDFQRAEVMVAPSLQTEGKQLQRSQSVGMGSNGRAAVAAGVAVSDD from the coding sequence GTGGAAGTCGAGATCGGACGTGGCAAGAAGGGTCGCCGAGCCTACGGTTTCGACGACATCGCGATCGTGCCCTCGCGGCGGACACGAGACCCCGACGACGTCGACATCTCCTGGGCGCTCGGGCCCTACCGCTTCGAGCTGCCACTACTCGCCTCGGCGATGGACGGTGTCGTAAGCCCGAAGACCGCGGCGATGACCGGCAAGCTCGGCGGCCTCGGAGTCCTCAACCTCGAGGGCATCTGGTCGCGCTTCGAGGACGCCGACGAGCGCCTCGCCGAGATCGCCCAGGCGCCGACCGACCGCGCGACGCACCTCATGCAGGAGATCTACGCCGAGCCGGTCAAGGCCGAGTTGCTCGCCCAGCGGATCGAGGAGATCAAGGCCGAGGGTGTCGTCGCCTGCGGCTCGCTGACCCCGCAGCGCGTCACCGACTTCTACGAGATCGCACTCGAGGCCGGGCTCGACATCCTCGTCGTCCAGGGCACGGTCATCTCGGCCGAGCACGTCTCCTCGAAGTCCGAGCCGCTCAACCTCAAGCAGTTCATCGCCGAGGTCCCGGTTCCGACCATCGTGGGCGGCTGCGCCTCCTACTCGACCGGCTTGCACCTGATGCGGACCGGAGCGGAGGGCGTCCTCGTCGGCGTCGGCCCGGGCGCCGCCTGCACCACGCGCGGCGTCCTCGGACTCGGCGTCCCGCAGGCGACGGCGATCGCCGACGTAGCGGCCGCGCGCTCGCAGCACATGCTCGAGACGGGCGAGTACTGCAACGTGATCGCCGACGGCGGGATGCGGACCGGGGGCGATGTCTCGAAGGCGATCGCGACCGGCGCCGACGCGGTGATGATCGGATCGCCGCTCGCCCGCGCGAAGGAGGCGCCCGGCCGCGGCTACCACTGGGGAATGGCGACGTTCCATCCGTCGCTGCCGCGCGGCACCCGCGTGACCACCAAGCAGGACGGCACGCTCGAGCAGATCCTGCTCGGACCCGCGCACGAGAACGACGGCACGTTCAACCTGATGGGTGCGCTTCGGACCTCGATGGCGACGTGTGGCTACGAGGACATCCGCGACTTCCAGCGTGCCGAGGTGATGGTGGCGCCGTCGCTCCAGACCGAGGGCAAGCAGCTCCAGCGCTCGCAGTCGGTCGGGATGGGCTCGAACGGGCGCGCCGCCGTCGCGGCGGGGGTCGCCGTCTCGGATGACTGA
- a CDS encoding 1-phosphofructokinase family hexose kinase, which produces MILTVTLNAAIDRTVAVPSFRLGNRHRATEARSSAGGKGINVARALKLLGRPVIATGLAGGQNGSRILERLSQEQILHDFTMIGGESRINLAVVDPTTGEQTEINERGPTVSAEEAERFVDRLVYLADGASLCALSGSLPPGLPDDMYARLIEALRSSGVDVLFDTDGELMRQGLSALPDVVCPNVIEAEEAAGFEFADAEDTAAGLRSLLEMGAKEAIITSPSGCAAVVGEGVDRRRYDVSIESLEPVSSTGSGDCFLAGYAAARYEGGSPAECLAMGVACGAESTQHLGAGNLDRRAAERLVGEVEVVEASLALGVG; this is translated from the coding sequence GTGATTCTCACAGTCACACTGAACGCAGCGATCGACCGCACGGTCGCCGTTCCGAGCTTCCGGCTCGGCAACCGCCATCGCGCGACCGAGGCGCGGTCGTCGGCGGGCGGCAAGGGGATCAACGTCGCGCGGGCGCTCAAGCTGCTCGGCCGCCCCGTCATCGCGACCGGGCTCGCGGGCGGGCAGAACGGCTCGCGGATTCTCGAGCGGCTCTCCCAGGAGCAGATCCTTCACGACTTCACGATGATCGGCGGCGAGTCGCGGATCAACCTCGCCGTCGTCGACCCGACCACCGGCGAGCAGACCGAGATCAACGAGCGCGGTCCGACCGTGTCGGCCGAGGAGGCCGAGCGGTTCGTCGACCGGCTCGTCTACCTCGCCGACGGCGCCTCGCTCTGCGCGCTGTCGGGAAGCCTGCCGCCGGGGCTGCCCGATGACATGTACGCGCGTCTGATCGAGGCGCTCCGCTCCTCCGGCGTCGACGTCCTGTTCGACACGGACGGCGAGCTGATGCGCCAGGGCCTCAGCGCGCTGCCCGACGTCGTCTGCCCGAACGTGATCGAGGCCGAGGAGGCCGCGGGCTTCGAGTTCGCCGACGCGGAGGACACCGCGGCCGGCCTACGGAGCCTGCTCGAGATGGGCGCCAAGGAGGCGATCATCACCTCGCCGTCCGGTTGCGCCGCGGTCGTCGGCGAGGGTGTGGACCGCCGTCGCTACGACGTCTCGATCGAGAGCCTCGAGCCGGTCTCCTCGACGGGCTCGGGCGACTGCTTCCTCGCCGGCTACGCGGCCGCCCGCTACGAGGGCGGCTCGCCGGCCGAGTGCCTGGCGATGGGTGTCGCCTGCGGCGCGGAGTCGACCCAGCACCTCGGCGCCGGCAACCTCGACCGCCGCGCCGCCGAGCGGCTCGTGGGCGAGGTCGAGGTCGTCGAGGCGTCGTTGGCGCTCGGCGTCGGCTGA
- a CDS encoding D-alanyl-D-alanine carboxypeptidase — protein MSDRGRPAARRALPSALATVLLTLLASLVIAHPVAAQRTGGPDPQLDAASWILLDTADDTVLASRRADERRGMASTTKLITAYVARRDLELSDVVVAPPYQAGPIESLMNLETGERISVDDLLHGLLMVSGNDAAEALAVAAAGSTPSFVGEMNAAADELGLDDTSYENPIGFDAPTHYTTAADLAELAETVLADPFLRRVVGTRQITLRGGERTRRLRNSNELLQSTSWVTGVKTGYTEQSGYVLVSSGSRRGADLLAVVMGAPSEEARDASSLELLEYGFSLYGRETAIESGERLARATVELKDQRVQLESDADVKVSAREDQEVDVVVDAPSEVEAPIEQGQKLGTATVELDGEVVDRVALRAVAAVAAPTLLERIDGFVVGPRIVVWLLALLVLGLIVALIAIAGRQSRR, from the coding sequence GTGAGCGACCGCGGCCGTCCGGCGGCACGCCGAGCGCTGCCCTCGGCGCTGGCGACCGTGCTGTTGACCCTGCTGGCCTCACTCGTCATCGCGCACCCGGTGGCGGCCCAGCGAACGGGCGGGCCCGATCCGCAGCTCGACGCGGCGAGCTGGATCCTTCTCGACACCGCAGACGACACCGTCCTCGCCTCGCGGCGCGCGGACGAGCGCCGCGGGATGGCATCGACGACGAAGCTGATCACCGCCTACGTCGCGCGGCGTGACCTCGAGCTCTCCGACGTGGTCGTCGCGCCGCCCTACCAGGCGGGCCCGATCGAGTCGCTGATGAATCTCGAGACGGGCGAGCGCATCTCGGTCGACGACCTGCTCCACGGTCTCCTCATGGTCTCGGGCAACGATGCGGCGGAGGCGCTCGCCGTCGCGGCCGCGGGGTCGACGCCGTCGTTCGTCGGCGAGATGAACGCGGCCGCCGACGAGCTCGGGCTCGACGACACGTCGTATGAGAACCCGATCGGGTTCGATGCCCCTACCCACTACACGACCGCCGCCGACCTGGCCGAGCTCGCCGAGACGGTCCTCGCCGACCCCTTCCTGCGCCGCGTCGTCGGCACGCGGCAGATCACCCTGAGAGGCGGCGAGCGAACGCGCCGGCTCCGAAACTCGAACGAGCTCCTGCAGTCGACCTCGTGGGTCACCGGCGTCAAGACCGGCTACACCGAGCAATCGGGCTACGTCCTCGTCTCGTCGGGCAGCCGGCGGGGCGCCGATCTGCTCGCCGTCGTCATGGGCGCGCCGAGCGAGGAGGCCCGCGACGCATCGAGCCTCGAGCTGCTCGAATACGGATTCTCGCTCTACGGGCGCGAGACGGCGATCGAGAGCGGCGAGCGGCTCGCCCGGGCGACCGTCGAGCTCAAGGACCAGCGTGTCCAGCTCGAGAGCGATGCCGATGTCAAGGTGAGCGCCCGCGAGGACCAGGAGGTCGACGTCGTGGTCGACGCCCCGAGCGAGGTCGAGGCGCCGATCGAGCAGGGCCAGAAGCTCGGCACCGCGACGGTCGAGCTCGACGGCGAGGTCGTCGACCGCGTCGCCCTGCGCGCGGTCGCCGCCGTGGCCGCGCCGACGCTGCTCGAGCGGATCGACGGCTTCGTCGTCGGTCCGCGAATCGTGGTCTGGCTGCTCGCCCTGCTCGTCCTCGGGTTGATCGTCGCGCTGATCGCGATCGCCGGCCGGCAGAGCCGCCGCTAG
- a CDS encoding LysM peptidoglycan-binding domain-containing protein — translation MFATWGPRILAPLFLVGCAIAVLSVVNANDSGAPAERGGQAAQQGGGQNGGGQGGEDSGNEGDEGSGEETYTVESGDAFSTIAEEAGISTQRLERLNPDADPTALQPGQVLQLR, via the coding sequence ATGTTCGCGACGTGGGGACCACGGATCCTCGCGCCGCTCTTCCTCGTCGGCTGCGCGATCGCGGTCCTCTCGGTGGTCAACGCCAACGATTCCGGTGCGCCCGCCGAACGGGGCGGCCAGGCCGCTCAGCAGGGTGGCGGTCAGAACGGAGGCGGGCAGGGCGGCGAGGACTCCGGCAACGAGGGGGACGAGGGCTCGGGCGAGGAGACCTACACGGTCGAGTCCGGCGACGCCTTCTCGACGATCGCCGAGGAGGCGGGTATCTCCACTCAACGCCTCGAGCGGTTGAATCCGGACGCCGACCCGACGGCGCTCCAGCCCGGCCAGGTCCTCCAGCTCCGCTGA
- the pyrF gene encoding orotidine-5'-phosphate decarboxylase, with translation MRAAEAARAGGAENGSARFADRLAALVSERRSQVCLGLDPVPATLPKAAVAAGHELESGSPAERAAIAVEHFCRSLIAAAGPACVAIKPQVACFERLGAPGWTALTAVIGAARKAGLLVIADVKRGDVSQSAAAYADAILGSTPSPWGDIAGLGADAATVNPLMGRDSLEPWIERAEANGAGLFALVRTSNPGAADVLDLDVSGAPLYEAVARMLAGLADRLDGEAGLSGLGAVVGATRPEHIARIRELLPRSVFLLPGVGAQGGSADALADAFAPGPASGLVTASRSIAGAEDPGAEADRLRAQAWSAASRGAGLA, from the coding sequence ATGCGCGCCGCCGAAGCGGCGCGCGCGGGCGGGGCCGAGAACGGCTCCGCCCGTTTCGCCGATCGTCTCGCGGCGCTCGTCAGCGAGCGCCGCAGTCAGGTCTGTCTCGGTCTCGACCCTGTCCCTGCGACCCTGCCGAAGGCCGCGGTCGCCGCCGGGCACGAACTCGAGAGCGGATCGCCCGCCGAGCGCGCGGCGATCGCGGTCGAGCACTTCTGTCGGTCGCTGATCGCCGCCGCCGGCCCCGCGTGCGTCGCGATCAAGCCCCAGGTCGCCTGCTTCGAGCGCCTCGGCGCCCCCGGCTGGACGGCGCTCACAGCGGTCATCGGTGCGGCGCGTAAGGCCGGGCTGCTCGTGATCGCCGACGTCAAGCGTGGCGACGTCTCGCAGAGTGCGGCTGCCTACGCCGACGCCATCCTCGGTTCGACCCCGAGCCCATGGGGCGACATCGCGGGGCTCGGGGCGGACGCCGCGACCGTCAACCCGCTGATGGGACGCGACTCGCTCGAGCCGTGGATCGAGCGCGCCGAGGCCAACGGCGCGGGGCTGTTCGCGCTGGTGCGCACGTCCAACCCGGGCGCCGCCGACGTCCTCGACCTCGATGTCTCGGGCGCGCCGCTCTACGAGGCGGTCGCGCGGATGCTCGCCGGCCTCGCGGACCGGCTCGACGGCGAGGCCGGTCTCAGCGGCCTCGGCGCCGTCGTCGGGGCGACCCGACCCGAGCACATCGCGCGGATCCGTGAGCTGCTGCCGCGTTCGGTCTTCCTCCTGCCCGGCGTCGGGGCGCAGGGGGGCAGCGCGGACGCGCTCGCCGACGCCTTCGCGCCGGGCCCGGCCAGCGGTCTCGTCACGGCTTCGCGCTCGATCGCCGGCGCCGAGGACCCGGGCGCCGAGGCCGACAGGCTTCGTGCGCAGGCGTGGTCGGCCGCATCGCGCGGCGCGGGGCTTGCTTAA
- a CDS encoding HU family DNA-binding protein: MTKAEFVDSIAGDFESKKAAADAVDAVLDGITDTLTKGGEVNFTGFGKFSVAERGSRQGVNPRTGERITIAGGKVPKFSAGAALKSSVKG, encoded by the coding sequence GTGACTAAGGCTGAATTCGTCGACTCGATCGCCGGCGACTTCGAGAGCAAGAAGGCTGCGGCGGACGCCGTCGACGCCGTTCTGGATGGCATCACCGACACGCTGACCAAGGGCGGAGAGGTGAACTTCACCGGCTTCGGCAAGTTCAGCGTCGCCGAGCGTGGATCCCGCCAGGGCGTGAACCCGCGGACAGGCGAGCGGATCACGATCGCCGGCGGCAAGGTCCCCAAGTTCTCGGCCGGCGCGGCACTGAAGTCGTCGGTCAAGGGCTGA
- a CDS encoding arginine--tRNA ligase produces the protein MPEALADPVLALRAAIARAAGEEHGQSLERMSFERPPRAELGDYSTNAAMLIAPGLGSAPREVAETIAERLREQLGDTVERVEIAGPGFVNLFLADRWYRDGVAGVLEAGPDYGRVRPETPQRVLVEFVSANPTGPLTTASGRGAAFGDSISRLLEFSGQTIEREYLLNDAGGQVERFAASIAARMRGEEPPEDGYSGAYVAELADELRAAGASPDDDPDELARLGTEAMRERIAATLERFGIVFDTWFSERELHERGGVEAAVEKLRERGHVYESEGATWLRTTEFGDDKDRVLIRSGGQPTYYAADIAYHLDKIDRGWEHLIVPLGADHHGYVPRMRAGLAALGFAPENYEAPIMQLMNIVEGGERARMSKRRGDFITLDELIDDIGVDAARFFMIQRSHDTPLDLDLDLARRSSQDNPVYYAQYAHARIAGIVRKAAAEGAGEAEPDAARATPAEPAERALVRRLLELPDEVRAAAERRSPHRLCAYVTATAADFHAFYRDCRVVGVEPELERARLDVCDATAQVIATTLDLLGVSAPERM, from the coding sequence ATGCCCGAAGCGCTCGCAGACCCGGTCCTCGCGCTCCGTGCCGCGATCGCGCGGGCGGCCGGCGAGGAGCACGGCCAGAGCCTCGAGCGGATGTCGTTCGAGCGGCCGCCGCGAGCCGAGCTCGGCGATTACTCGACGAACGCCGCGATGTTGATCGCGCCCGGCCTCGGCAGCGCGCCGCGCGAGGTCGCCGAGACGATCGCCGAGCGCCTGCGTGAGCAGCTCGGCGACACGGTCGAGCGCGTCGAGATCGCCGGGCCGGGCTTCGTGAACCTGTTCCTCGCCGACCGCTGGTATCGCGACGGCGTCGCCGGCGTGCTCGAGGCCGGGCCCGACTACGGCCGCGTGCGCCCCGAGACTCCGCAGCGCGTCCTCGTCGAGTTCGTCTCCGCCAATCCGACCGGTCCGCTGACGACCGCGAGCGGTCGCGGAGCCGCGTTCGGCGACTCGATCTCGCGGCTGCTCGAGTTCTCGGGCCAGACGATCGAGCGCGAGTATCTGCTCAACGACGCCGGTGGCCAGGTCGAGCGCTTCGCCGCCTCTATCGCCGCCCGGATGCGCGGTGAGGAGCCGCCCGAGGACGGCTACTCGGGCGCATACGTCGCCGAGCTCGCCGACGAGCTGCGGGCGGCCGGCGCGAGCCCGGACGACGACCCGGACGAGCTCGCGCGTCTCGGCACCGAGGCGATGCGCGAGCGGATCGCGGCGACGCTGGAGCGCTTCGGAATCGTCTTCGACACATGGTTCTCCGAGCGCGAGCTCCACGAGCGCGGCGGGGTCGAGGCCGCCGTCGAGAAGCTCCGCGAGCGCGGGCACGTCTACGAGTCCGAGGGCGCGACCTGGCTTCGCACGACCGAGTTCGGCGACGACAAGGATCGCGTCCTGATCCGCTCCGGCGGCCAGCCCACCTACTACGCGGCAGACATCGCCTACCACCTCGACAAGATCGACCGCGGCTGGGAGCACCTGATCGTGCCGCTCGGCGCCGACCACCACGGCTACGTGCCGCGGATGCGGGCCGGGCTCGCGGCGCTGGGGTTCGCGCCCGAGAACTACGAGGCGCCGATCATGCAGCTGATGAACATCGTCGAGGGCGGCGAGCGGGCGCGGATGTCCAAGCGCCGCGGCGACTTCATCACTCTCGACGAGCTGATCGACGACATCGGCGTCGACGCCGCGCGGTTCTTCATGATCCAGCGCAGCCACGACACGCCGCTCGACCTCGATCTCGACCTCGCGCGGCGCTCCTCGCAGGACAACCCCGTCTACTACGCGCAGTACGCGCACGCACGGATCGCCGGGATCGTTCGCAAGGCGGCCGCCGAGGGGGCCGGGGAGGCCGAGCCTGACGCCGCGCGCGCGACGCCGGCCGAGCCCGCGGAGCGAGCGCTGGTCCGGCGCCTGCTCGAGCTGCCCGACGAGGTCCGGGCGGCGGCGGAGCGGCGGTCGCCGCATCGCCTCTGCGCCTACGTGACCGCGACGGCCGCCGACTTCCACGCCTTCTACCGCGACTGTCGCGTCGTCGGGGTCGAGCCGGAGCTCGAGCGCGCCAGGCTCGACGTCTGCGATGCGACCGCCCAGGTGATCGCGACAACGCTCGATTTGCTCGGCGTTTCCGCCCCCGAGCGCATGTAG
- a CDS encoding NAD-dependent epimerase/dehydratase family protein: protein MKALVTGGAGFIGSNLVDALVGRGDEVVVVDDLSSGKIENLEAAIDGGARFVEASIADAALLGELFAEARPEVVFHLAAQIDVRRSVSDPVYDLGVNVGGTLNLLAAARDSGAERFVFTSTGGAIYGEGEGRELPLDENADRRPDAPYGQSKYAAEGYCGLWSRLYGLSTASLRLGNVYGPRQDPHGEAGVVAIFCRSLIGGDTPRVFGDGEQTRDYIYVGDVVSAFIAAARSRAGGAFNIGTGVETNVLDLGAAIGEALGRPFEPKLEPARAGEVQRISIDARRAGSELAWRAEVSLAEGVERTAESFRAALGG, encoded by the coding sequence ATGAAGGCCCTCGTGACCGGCGGCGCCGGCTTCATCGGTTCGAACCTCGTCGATGCCCTGGTGGGTCGTGGTGACGAGGTGGTCGTCGTCGACGACCTGTCGTCGGGCAAGATCGAGAACCTCGAAGCGGCGATCGACGGCGGGGCGCGCTTCGTCGAGGCGTCGATCGCGGACGCCGCGCTACTCGGCGAGCTGTTCGCCGAGGCCCGGCCCGAGGTCGTGTTCCACCTCGCCGCGCAGATCGACGTGCGGCGCTCCGTATCGGACCCGGTCTACGACCTCGGGGTCAACGTCGGCGGCACCCTCAACCTGCTCGCCGCGGCGCGCGACTCGGGCGCCGAGCGCTTCGTCTTCACCTCGACCGGCGGCGCGATCTACGGCGAGGGTGAGGGTCGCGAACTCCCACTCGACGAGAACGCCGACCGCCGTCCCGACGCGCCATACGGCCAGTCGAAGTACGCGGCCGAAGGCTACTGCGGCCTGTGGAGTCGCCTCTACGGCCTGTCGACGGCGAGCCTGCGGCTCGGCAACGTCTACGGCCCGCGCCAGGACCCGCACGGAGAGGCCGGCGTCGTGGCGATCTTCTGTCGCTCGCTGATCGGCGGCGACACCCCGCGGGTGTTCGGCGACGGCGAGCAGACACGCGACTACATCTACGTCGGCGACGTCGTCTCGGCCTTCATCGCCGCGGCGCGCTCGCGGGCCGGCGGTGCGTTCAACATCGGCACCGGTGTCGAGACGAACGTGCTGGACCTCGGCGCAGCGATCGGCGAGGCGCTCGGCCGGCCGTTCGAGCCCAAGCTCGAGCCTGCCCGCGCCGGCGAGGTCCAGAGGATCTCGATCGACGCGCGACGCGCGGGGTCGGAGCTCGCCTGGCGCGCCGAGGTCTCGCTGGCCGAGGGCGTCGAGCGGACCGCCGAGAGCTTCCGGGCCGCGCTCGGCGGCTGA
- a CDS encoding M48 family metalloprotease, with translation MRRPRTDRPAPGSESSPAPGSRAPSALAILAAGLAALAISVLAVVAFAPSPTPVEPARVDPASILDGPRLEQARDLRGQGRLLYAIGLALQIALLATLAAGRPRFIARRLERLASRPALGSMLTGFLLWVALSLVTLPTSLIARSNAVEAGISTQSLGSWLSDWALSTAIWGLMAALALGLLAALWRRLGRLWWVAATVAVVAISAAYVWLSPILIGPAFNDYTEIPRDDPVRADVERLADEAGVDVGEVLAVDSSRRTTTVNAYVGGLGPTKRVVVYDTLLDDGERRELRSVLAHELGHVVGEDLLGGLGFIAVVAPLGLLFASLAATRLAARRGLAPGSPAALPGLVLAIGVAVTVLGVPGNVLSREVEAGADTYALELTDDPQALISLQRRFARTNLSEPDPPAVWGFLFSTHPSPVERVGAAVAWKRGERPD, from the coding sequence GTGAGGCGACCACGTACCGACCGGCCCGCGCCAGGGAGCGAGTCGTCGCCCGCCCCCGGCAGCCGCGCGCCGAGCGCGCTCGCGATCCTCGCGGCCGGCCTCGCGGCGCTCGCGATATCCGTCCTAGCGGTCGTCGCCTTCGCTCCCTCGCCGACCCCGGTCGAGCCGGCGCGGGTCGATCCGGCCAGCATCCTCGACGGGCCGCGACTCGAGCAGGCGCGCGATCTCCGCGGCCAGGGGAGGCTGCTCTACGCGATCGGGCTCGCGCTTCAGATCGCGCTGCTCGCGACCCTCGCCGCCGGCCGGCCGCGGTTCATCGCCCGCCGGCTCGAGCGGCTCGCTTCGCGGCCGGCGCTCGGCTCGATGCTCACCGGATTCCTGCTCTGGGTCGCGCTCTCGCTCGTCACGCTCCCGACGAGCCTGATCGCGAGGTCGAACGCCGTCGAGGCCGGGATCTCGACCCAGAGCCTCGGGTCGTGGCTCTCGGACTGGGCGCTCTCGACCGCGATCTGGGGACTGATGGCGGCGCTCGCGCTGGGTCTGCTGGCGGCGCTGTGGCGCCGGCTCGGCCGGCTCTGGTGGGTCGCGGCGACGGTCGCGGTGGTTGCGATCAGCGCGGCCTACGTCTGGCTGTCGCCGATCTTGATCGGCCCGGCGTTCAACGACTACACCGAGATCCCGCGCGACGATCCCGTGCGGGCGGACGTGGAGCGGCTCGCCGACGAGGCCGGGGTCGACGTCGGTGAGGTGCTCGCAGTCGACTCGAGCCGGCGTACGACGACCGTCAACGCCTATGTCGGTGGCCTCGGCCCGACCAAGCGGGTCGTCGTCTACGACACGCTTCTCGACGACGGCGAGCGCCGTGAGCTGCGCTCCGTGCTCGCCCACGAGCTCGGCCACGTGGTCGGCGAGGACCTGCTGGGCGGTCTCGGGTTCATCGCCGTGGTCGCGCCGCTCGGCCTGCTGTTCGCGAGCCTCGCGGCGACCCGGCTCGCTGCCCGCAGGGGCCTCGCGCCGGGCAGTCCGGCGGCGCTGCCGGGGCTCGTCCTGGCGATCGGCGTCGCGGTCACCGTCCTCGGCGTCCCGGGGAACGTCCTCTCGCGCGAGGTCGAGGCCGGCGCCGACACCTACGCGCTCGAGTTGACCGACGACCCGCAGGCCTTGATCTCGCTTCAGCGTCGCTTCGCGCGCACGAACCTCAGCGAGCCGGACCCGCCCGCGGTCTGGGGGTTCCTGTTCTCGACCCACCCCTCGCCGGTCGAGCGCGTCGGGGCCGCCGTCGCCTGGAAGCGCGGCGAGCGCCCGGACTAG
- a CDS encoding metallophosphoesterase family protein, which produces MRIGVLSDIHGNLPALEAVLEDTSDAEVDAIWCLGDVVGYGAQPDACIELIAERAEICLVGNHDLAALDELDISTFSQAAAEAVRWTQANAQASNLDRLRELRPLDESREAGLYHASPRDPVWEYVLSEAQAIENIDVAPKRVSLIGHSHVALFFVVPDDGPLAGQVRFGQGGVGTRLELPGGRWLINPGSVGQPRDGDPRAAWVELDVDGWSATYHRVEYDVDAAAGAITEAGLPGHLARRLYVGQ; this is translated from the coding sequence ATGCGAATCGGCGTCCTGAGCGACATCCACGGCAACCTGCCCGCCCTCGAGGCCGTCCTCGAAGACACCTCGGATGCCGAGGTGGACGCGATCTGGTGCCTCGGCGACGTCGTCGGCTACGGCGCCCAGCCGGATGCGTGTATCGAGCTGATCGCCGAGCGAGCCGAGATCTGCCTCGTCGGCAACCACGACCTGGCGGCGCTCGACGAGCTCGACATCTCGACCTTCTCGCAGGCCGCCGCCGAGGCCGTGCGCTGGACGCAGGCCAACGCGCAAGCCTCGAACCTCGACCGCCTGCGAGAGCTGCGCCCGCTCGACGAGAGCCGCGAGGCCGGGCTCTACCACGCCTCCCCGCGCGACCCCGTCTGGGAGTACGTGTTGTCCGAGGCGCAGGCGATCGAGAACATCGACGTCGCGCCGAAGCGCGTCTCGCTGATCGGCCACTCGCATGTCGCGCTGTTCTTCGTCGTCCCCGATGACGGCCCGCTGGCCGGGCAGGTCCGCTTCGGCCAGGGAGGCGTCGGCACGCGGCTCGAGCTCCCTGGCGGTCGCTGGCTGATCAATCCCGGCAGCGTCGGCCAGCCGCGCGACGGTGACCCGCGTGCGGCCTGGGTCGAGCTCGACGTCGATGGCTGGAGCGCCACCTACCACCGGGTCGAATACGACGTCGACGCGGCCGCGGGCGCGATCACCGAGGCGGGCCTGCCCGGCCACCTCGCGAGGCGCCTCTACGTAGGTCAATGA